The candidate division KSB1 bacterium genome includes a region encoding these proteins:
- a CDS encoding flagellar basal body-associated FliL family protein, whose product MDEPSKGEELLLERRPGEPPTRESEHVSKSSRTGGKRLLTRLLIGLAALAVQAGLAYAVMVLVVLPAAEKRLAPPQQEQKPPAQAKTQGNKTQEGTAKEATPTEPLADLRIESMFSVEDLVVNPAFSGGERYLVLSLVFISDTKETQKEIEQKLPIIQDNLNTLLSRKGVWWYSNSDNREVLREEIRSAVNELLRTGRVTRVLFTKYVVQ is encoded by the coding sequence ATGGATGAACCGAGCAAAGGCGAGGAGCTGCTACTCGAGAGGCGACCGGGTGAACCACCCACCCGGGAGTCGGAGCACGTCAGCAAATCGTCAAGAACTGGTGGAAAGAGATTGCTGACAAGGCTTCTTATTGGGCTTGCCGCCTTAGCCGTGCAGGCAGGTCTGGCATATGCAGTCATGGTCCTGGTGGTGCTGCCGGCAGCAGAGAAGCGGTTAGCTCCACCGCAGCAGGAGCAGAAACCACCGGCTCAGGCGAAAACGCAAGGGAACAAAACGCAGGAGGGAACCGCAAAGGAGGCCACACCCACCGAGCCCCTTGCTGACTTGCGCATTGAGTCAATGTTTTCCGTTGAGGACCTCGTAGTCAACCCGGCGTTCTCAGGGGGCGAGCGATACCTGGTCTTGTCTCTGGTCTTCATCTCGGACACAAAGGAGACCCAGAAGGAGATTGAGCAGAAGCTGCCTATCATTCAAGACAATCTCAATACCCTGCTGTCTAGGAAAGGAGTGTGGTGGTATTCGAATTCAGACAACCGCGAGGTCCTGCGGGAGGAGATTCGCTCGGCGGTGAATGAGTTATTGCGTACTGGCCGCGTGACGCGGGTGCTGTTTACAAAGTACGTGGTTCAGTGA
- the fliM gene encoding flagellar motor switch protein FliM, producing MRPARTHTHVGQQGGTAGVDSRPRIGHVVPYDFRHPGRLTKDQLRGIQTIHENFARALSTYLTTLLRMVVDVRFMGVNLFAFAEFVDSLPDPDCVWVFSITNLEGKGIIEVNPQMVLLIVERSFGGSIKSELPPRPITSIEQRVAERSVERFLELYRQAWERASSLTIKMESFEADPRLAQIASASESCLLFSWEVLVKELSFGLNICLPLFVLDPVLRQLGTQNWLTVSAKRSTPDTKRQISEVVESTDMILRVFLGGTTVTLKELLDFQVGDVLVLDQKIHEPLPIEVSGARVLTGRPGVVGRKKAVQIVDWTEREV from the coding sequence ATGCGCCCAGCGCGGACTCATACCCATGTAGGACAGCAAGGGGGCACCGCGGGTGTGGACTCGCGGCCCCGGATCGGGCACGTGGTGCCTTACGACTTTAGGCACCCCGGTCGTCTCACTAAGGACCAGTTGCGAGGCATCCAGACGATCCATGAAAACTTTGCCCGTGCCCTGTCCACCTACCTGACCACATTGCTGCGCATGGTGGTGGACGTCCGCTTTATGGGGGTCAACCTGTTTGCGTTTGCGGAGTTTGTCGACTCCCTGCCCGACCCGGACTGCGTGTGGGTCTTTTCCATCACTAACTTGGAAGGCAAGGGAATCATCGAGGTGAACCCGCAAATGGTGCTCCTGATCGTGGAGCGCTCGTTTGGCGGAAGCATCAAGAGTGAGTTGCCGCCGCGCCCGATTACCAGTATTGAACAACGGGTTGCAGAGCGCTCGGTTGAGCGTTTTCTCGAACTCTACCGGCAGGCTTGGGAGCGGGCCTCTTCGTTGACCATCAAGATGGAGAGTTTCGAGGCGGACCCGCGTCTGGCCCAGATTGCCTCTGCGAGCGAGAGTTGTCTTCTCTTTTCCTGGGAGGTACTGGTCAAGGAGCTGAGTTTCGGGTTGAACATCTGCTTGCCGCTGTTTGTGCTTGACCCGGTGCTTCGTCAACTTGGGACACAAAACTGGCTCACTGTGTCCGCCAAGCGGAGCACCCCGGACACTAAGCGGCAGATCAGTGAGGTGGTTGAGAGCACCGACATGATCCTCCGGGTGTTCCTTGGGGGCACCACCGTGACCCTGAAGGAGTTGCTGGATTTCCAGGTGGGGGATGTCTTAGTTTTGGACCAGAAGATCCACGAGCCGCTCCCTATCGAAGTGAGCGGTGCCAGGGTGCTCACCGGGAGACCTGGCGTGGTGGGGCGAAAGAAGGCAGTGCAGATCGTCGATTGGACTGAACGTGAGGTGTAA
- the fliN gene encoding flagellar motor switch protein FliN codes for MNAREAALRDVLDLLVDAANKQLSAISSVPVETRVSEVGPFVVRTLRSAIPGPHAAIQVGWAGEELGALGLVDRQFMLQAAGLIAGKEAPLTVSDRGDLAELEGMIRLSLDALAEAWHQHSGREGEFGNLKLDYESSLDVSPLTGFEMALLDVTVGQLASRIVVLISPSLVADLIGDNQTEGFPSEQGDAGEVHVRPGVFPALEEQSYAVGGTRSLDLLMDIELPVSVELGRVNMTIRSILGLGPGAVVELDKFSGEPVDLLVNNKKFAEGEVVVVDQNFGVRITALVGASERLNAAREGRPE; via the coding sequence ATGAACGCACGAGAAGCTGCACTCAGGGATGTACTTGACCTCCTGGTGGATGCCGCAAACAAACAGTTATCTGCCATCAGCAGCGTGCCGGTGGAGACGAGGGTGAGCGAGGTGGGACCTTTTGTGGTTCGCACTCTTCGCAGCGCCATTCCGGGGCCGCACGCAGCCATCCAGGTCGGGTGGGCAGGAGAAGAGTTGGGCGCGCTGGGGCTGGTGGATCGTCAATTCATGCTCCAGGCGGCCGGGCTCATTGCTGGCAAGGAGGCTCCATTAACTGTGTCCGATAGAGGCGACCTTGCCGAGTTAGAGGGGATGATACGGCTCTCCTTGGATGCGCTGGCAGAGGCGTGGCACCAACACTCCGGCCGGGAAGGCGAATTCGGGAACCTGAAGCTCGACTATGAGAGCAGCCTGGATGTGAGCCCTTTGACCGGGTTCGAAATGGCGCTGCTCGACGTGACCGTGGGCCAGCTCGCCTCGCGGATTGTTGTCCTGATTTCGCCTTCTCTGGTGGCGGACCTGATTGGAGATAACCAGACGGAAGGGTTTCCCTCGGAACAGGGCGATGCGGGAGAGGTGCACGTACGCCCGGGCGTGTTCCCTGCCCTCGAAGAACAAAGCTATGCTGTGGGCGGCACGCGCAGCCTGGATCTGCTCATGGACATTGAGCTGCCGGTGTCCGTGGAGCTAGGACGCGTGAACATGACCATTCGAAGTATCCTTGGGCTGGGCCCAGGGGCAGTTGTGGAGCTGGACAAATTCTCCGGAGAGCCGGTGGACCTGCTCGTGAACAACAAAAAGTTCGCCGAGGGGGAAGTGGTGGTAGTGGATCAGAATTTTGGGGTGCGGATCACCGCGCTGGTGGGCGCAAGTGAGCGTTTGAACGCGGCACGAGAAGGGAGGCCCGAATGA
- the fliO gene encoding flagellar biosynthetic protein FliO: protein MIRQQWRRHRRALLAVAGLVAMTALAVVAFDVFPSSGAPSQTGAGGVGLRTSEPGAGTLLMRMFLALAAVVALIWAGAYFLRRYSGRGGNGMQTAQLRVVGWTLLGPKRALYAVLAADRVLILGVTDSQITLLSEIQEPERVAAFASSSKESGGHSFAAYLNGLLKGGGVHAS, encoded by the coding sequence ATGATACGCCAGCAGTGGCGCCGTCATCGCCGGGCACTTCTTGCTGTGGCTGGACTTGTAGCGATGACGGCGCTAGCAGTGGTCGCTTTCGACGTGTTCCCCTCCTCTGGCGCTCCGTCGCAAACCGGGGCGGGGGGAGTTGGTCTACGCACGTCTGAACCTGGCGCCGGGACGTTGCTCATGCGCATGTTTCTCGCTTTGGCAGCGGTGGTGGCGCTCATCTGGGCTGGCGCCTACTTCCTGCGGCGGTACTCAGGCCGTGGCGGCAATGGTATGCAAACGGCCCAGCTGCGCGTAGTGGGGTGGACCCTATTGGGCCCAAAGCGAGCGCTGTACGCCGTGCTCGCCGCTGACCGCGTGCTGATCCTCGGCGTAACCGATTCGCAGATTACCTTGCTGAGCGAAATCCAGGAGCCTGAACGCGTCGCAGCGTTTGCTTCTTCGAGCAAGGAATCTGGAGGTCACTCCTTTGCGGCCTATCTCAACGGTCTGCTGAAAGGAGGCGGCGTTCATGCGTCCTAA
- the fliP gene encoding flagellar type III secretion system pore protein FliP (The bacterial flagellar biogenesis protein FliP forms a type III secretion system (T3SS)-type pore required for flagellar assembly.): MCILAAGVAAQDLGIPKLSVTLDRAQKPGEVAVSLQILLFLTLLSLAPAFVIMVTSFTRIVVILSFLRHALGTQQAPPTQILVGLALFLTVFIMSPVWNDINRDALQPYMRGELSQKEAFGKAVEPLRQFMFRQTREKDLALFVNLAKMGKPDSRDQVPTHVLIPAFVISELRIAFQIGFLLYVPFLLLDLVISSLLMSMGMLMLPPAMISLPFKLLLFVLVDGWNLIVGSIVAGFV, translated from the coding sequence ATGTGCATCCTCGCGGCGGGTGTAGCTGCCCAAGACCTCGGCATTCCGAAGCTCTCGGTCACGTTGGACCGTGCGCAGAAGCCGGGAGAGGTGGCTGTTTCCCTGCAGATTCTTCTCTTTCTCACGCTCCTTTCGTTGGCGCCAGCCTTTGTGATCATGGTGACTTCTTTCACCCGTATCGTGGTGATTCTCTCATTCTTGCGCCATGCGCTGGGAACTCAGCAGGCACCGCCTACGCAGATCCTGGTCGGACTAGCTCTTTTCCTCACGGTGTTCATCATGAGTCCGGTGTGGAACGACATCAACAGGGATGCGCTCCAGCCCTATATGCGCGGGGAGCTGTCCCAAAAGGAGGCTTTCGGCAAAGCAGTGGAGCCCCTTCGGCAGTTCATGTTCCGGCAGACGCGGGAAAAGGACCTGGCCCTCTTTGTCAACCTGGCCAAAATGGGCAAGCCGGACAGCCGCGACCAGGTGCCCACCCATGTGCTGATCCCGGCGTTCGTCATTAGCGAGCTGCGCATTGCGTTCCAGATCGGTTTTCTCCTGTACGTTCCGTTTCTCCTTTTGGACTTGGTGATCTCCAGTCTCCTGATGTCGATGGGGATGCTGATGCTGCCGCCAGCCATGATATCGCTGCCGTTCAAGCTCCTCCTATTTGTGCTGGTGGATGGTTGGAACCTCATCGTCGGCTCCATAGTGGCGGGATTTGTATAG
- the fliQ gene encoding flagellar biosynthesis protein FliQ codes for MTEEYVLHIAYQMFYTALLLAAPVLLAGLIVGVVVGMLQAVTQVHEMTLTFVPKIIAAVVALIVFMPWMLRTLISFTVRLYSQLPMMSR; via the coding sequence ATGACGGAAGAGTACGTGTTGCACATAGCGTATCAGATGTTTTATACAGCGCTGCTTTTGGCTGCGCCCGTGTTACTAGCCGGCTTGATTGTTGGCGTCGTAGTGGGTATGCTGCAGGCAGTGACGCAGGTGCACGAGATGACCCTCACCTTCGTGCCGAAGATTATCGCAGCGGTGGTTGCGCTGATCGTCTTCATGCCGTGGATGCTGCGCACGCTGATAAGCTTCACCGTGCGCCTGTACAGTCAGCTGCCAATGATGAGCAGGTAG
- the fliR gene encoding flagellar biosynthetic protein FliR, translated as MLGLKLGELLVGFVALARIATVVALYPVFGHQNVPPATKIGLSLFLTAVLFPVLRGLQVELPTQVMPLLLVLAKEVLIGMCIGFVAAMVFAGVELGGSLVGMEMGMAIVTTADPQTREQASLIGQAQQLVALLLFLAIDGHHFLLRALAHSFESVPLLGGSLSGGLVEKVVRMAGAIFSAGVRISAPGIVALLLTSVALGVLARTVPQMNVFFAALPANIAIGLLVLALSMPVFALACKKLFSELQVDLMGLLRLM; from the coding sequence ATGCTGGGGCTCAAGCTGGGTGAACTGCTCGTCGGTTTCGTGGCCCTGGCGCGCATCGCCACGGTGGTGGCGCTCTACCCTGTCTTTGGCCACCAGAATGTGCCCCCGGCAACCAAGATCGGCCTTTCGCTTTTCTTGACCGCGGTGCTTTTCCCGGTGTTGCGGGGGCTGCAAGTGGAGTTGCCGACACAGGTCATGCCACTGCTCCTTGTGCTTGCCAAGGAGGTGCTCATCGGTATGTGCATCGGTTTTGTGGCGGCAATGGTATTTGCTGGTGTGGAGTTGGGTGGCAGTTTGGTGGGCATGGAGATGGGCATGGCCATCGTGACGACTGCCGATCCGCAGACGCGAGAACAGGCCTCGTTAATCGGGCAGGCGCAACAACTTGTGGCCTTGCTCCTTTTTCTGGCCATCGACGGGCACCACTTTCTGCTGCGAGCCCTAGCCCACAGTTTCGAGTCGGTGCCCCTTTTAGGAGGATCGTTGTCAGGAGGACTGGTGGAGAAAGTGGTGAGGATGGCTGGTGCCATCTTTAGCGCTGGTGTGCGCATCAGTGCTCCTGGCATTGTGGCTTTGTTGCTCACCAGTGTGGCGTTAGGGGTGCTGGCTCGCACCGTGCCCCAGATGAACGTGTTTTTCGCCGCCTTGCCGGCAAATATTGCCATAGGGTTGTTAGTACTTGCGCTTTCAATGCCCGTGTTTGCACTGGCGTGCAAAAAGCTCTTCTCCGAACTCCAGGTGGACCTGATGGGTCTGCTCAGATTGATGTGA
- the flhB gene encoding flagellar biosynthesis protein FlhB gives MPEWSYQDRTEPATPKRRREAREKGNVPRSVEVNSALLLLTACGALWVSGGLLVGGFARTARAIFGGMAHIELTVDSLPGQAMAAAGLVFTMMAPLVLALMVIGLLANALQGGLVISAEPLTPRLSKISPVRGLQRIFSTRSLVELAKGVFKLVVVGLIAFATVRAHFREFFPLVEQGAGQILGFAARTGFDVLFRSALALLVMAVFDFAYQRYEWERQLRMTKEEVKEEYRQTEGDPLVRARIRSLMRERSRRRMMASVPQADVVITNPVHVAVALMYRVHEMAAPKVVAKGARRIAERIKEVARQHDIPIVENPWLAQMLFKKTAVGQEIPLELYQAVAEILAYVYRLKSGLYKRAYGKQTL, from the coding sequence ATGCCCGAATGGTCTTATCAAGACAGGACAGAACCCGCAACTCCTAAGCGGCGGCGCGAGGCCCGCGAGAAGGGCAACGTACCTCGCAGTGTGGAGGTGAATTCGGCCCTTTTGCTCCTCACTGCCTGCGGTGCACTCTGGGTCAGCGGCGGTCTTCTTGTGGGTGGGTTCGCGCGCACGGCTCGTGCGATATTTGGGGGTATGGCTCACATCGAGCTGACTGTGGACTCTTTGCCTGGGCAGGCCATGGCTGCAGCCGGCCTCGTGTTCACGATGATGGCTCCCTTGGTGCTGGCACTGATGGTAATCGGCCTTTTGGCAAATGCATTACAAGGGGGGTTGGTGATCTCGGCGGAACCGCTGACTCCCCGGCTGAGCAAGATCAGCCCAGTGCGCGGGCTGCAGAGGATTTTTTCCACTCGCTCGCTGGTGGAGCTAGCCAAAGGGGTGTTCAAGCTGGTTGTAGTCGGGCTAATTGCCTTTGCTACTGTTCGCGCACATTTTCGCGAGTTCTTTCCGCTCGTGGAGCAGGGCGCGGGGCAGATCTTAGGCTTTGCCGCGCGAACGGGATTCGACGTGCTGTTCCGGAGCGCCCTTGCGCTGCTGGTCATGGCAGTGTTCGACTTTGCCTACCAGCGATACGAATGGGAGAGACAGCTGCGCATGACCAAGGAGGAGGTCAAGGAAGAGTACCGGCAGACCGAGGGCGATCCGTTAGTGCGGGCGCGGATTCGCAGTCTGATGCGCGAAAGGAGCCGCCGGCGCATGATGGCCAGCGTGCCACAAGCGGATGTGGTCATCACCAACCCCGTGCACGTGGCGGTGGCACTCATGTACCGCGTGCATGAAATGGCTGCACCAAAGGTGGTGGCAAAGGGGGCGCGCCGCATCGCCGAGCGCATCAAAGAAGTTGCTCGCCAACACGATATCCCCATCGTGGAGAACCCCTGGCTTGCTCAAATGCTTTTCAAGAAGACCGCCGTGGGACAGGAGATTCCGTTGGAGCTTTACCAGGCGGTGGCGGAGATCTTGGCATATGTCTATCGCCTCAAGAGCGGCCTTTACAAGCGAGCTTATGGCAAGCAAACCCTTTAG
- the flhA gene encoding flagellar biosynthesis protein FlhA, with protein MAVNRYFGSNGDIILAVGVIVILIVMIFPMPTQLMDFLLAMNIALSLTILLVSMYITQPLQFSVFPGLLLVVTLFRLSLNVATTRLILGNAFAGHVVSAFGSFVVKGNYVVGLIIFLILVIINFVVITKGAGRIAEVAARFTLDAMPGRQMAVDADLNAGLIDEAEARRRREEISRQADFYGAMDGASKFVRGDAVAGLVITSLNIVGGIIIGLAQMKMSIGEALRTYTVLTVGDGLVSQIPALIISTAAGIVVTRTASESNLGREVLSQVFANPRAIFVTSGVLLFLAVAPGLPTIPFLLMAAATGFIGYRVSTAQRQAQEEATQTKKPVEPEKEVEEYLRIDPLELEIGYSLIPLVDPEQGGDILNRITQMRKQFAMEVGMVLPPIRIRDNIQLKPTQYVIKVRGEEVARHELMLSRLLALNPGTATEEIEGIKTVEPAFGLKAKWIEPSKREQAEVAGYTVVEPAAVLITHMMEVLRAQAHRILGRQEVKNLLDTLKKDHPAVVEDLVPNQLSLGTVERVLQNLLKEGVPIRDLVTILETLADYAPVVKDVDTLTELVRQSLGHVIAKRCQDEDGVVRAITLDPEIDELIRKMSEEVKRAGVVDVGTGVVLPPHTLQQLYRAITAEVERVAKEGRQPIIITSPQTRMHFRRLIEPVLSNVTVISFGELPASVNVESIGIVRLTHDREAVSSSVGA; from the coding sequence ATGGCGGTCAATCGGTACTTCGGGAGCAACGGCGACATCATTTTGGCTGTGGGGGTGATCGTCATCCTTATCGTGATGATCTTTCCCATGCCTACGCAGCTCATGGACTTTCTGCTGGCGATGAACATCGCCCTGTCGCTGACCATTCTCCTGGTGTCGATGTACATTACCCAGCCGCTGCAATTTTCAGTATTCCCTGGCTTGTTGCTCGTCGTCACGCTTTTCCGCCTCTCCCTTAACGTGGCCACCACGCGACTGATTTTGGGCAACGCCTTTGCAGGACACGTTGTTTCTGCATTCGGCAGCTTCGTAGTGAAGGGGAACTATGTTGTCGGCCTCATCATCTTCCTGATCCTGGTCATCATCAACTTTGTGGTCATCACAAAGGGCGCGGGGCGAATCGCAGAGGTGGCCGCGCGGTTTACGTTGGATGCCATGCCCGGCAGGCAGATGGCTGTGGACGCCGATCTGAACGCTGGGCTCATCGATGAAGCAGAGGCGCGGCGACGCCGGGAGGAAATTAGCCGCCAAGCCGATTTCTACGGGGCAATGGACGGTGCGAGCAAATTCGTGCGCGGTGATGCAGTGGCGGGCCTAGTGATCACCTCCCTGAACATCGTGGGCGGCATCATTATCGGCTTGGCGCAAATGAAGATGAGCATCGGCGAGGCGTTGCGCACCTACACTGTGCTGACCGTGGGCGATGGTCTGGTGTCGCAGATTCCTGCGCTCATAATCTCCACTGCCGCCGGCATTGTCGTCACCCGTACTGCGTCTGAGTCGAATCTGGGGCGAGAGGTGCTCTCCCAAGTCTTTGCGAACCCCAGGGCCATTTTCGTCACCTCAGGCGTGCTCCTGTTCTTGGCAGTAGCCCCAGGGCTTCCTACCATTCCCTTTCTCCTCATGGCCGCAGCCACCGGATTCATCGGGTATCGTGTGAGCACCGCCCAAAGGCAGGCACAGGAGGAGGCGACGCAGACCAAAAAGCCCGTGGAGCCAGAGAAGGAGGTGGAAGAGTACCTGCGGATTGACCCACTGGAGCTGGAGATCGGGTACAGCCTCATTCCCTTGGTTGATCCGGAACAAGGTGGCGACATCTTGAATCGCATTACTCAGATGCGGAAGCAGTTCGCCATGGAAGTTGGCATGGTCCTGCCGCCCATTAGGATCCGCGACAACATTCAGCTCAAGCCCACCCAGTATGTGATCAAGGTGCGAGGGGAGGAGGTCGCTCGGCACGAGCTGATGCTGAGCCGGTTGTTGGCACTAAACCCCGGCACTGCCACCGAGGAGATCGAGGGCATAAAGACGGTGGAACCCGCCTTTGGGCTGAAGGCCAAATGGATCGAACCTTCTAAACGAGAACAGGCAGAGGTGGCGGGCTACACCGTGGTGGAACCGGCCGCCGTGCTCATTACGCACATGATGGAGGTGCTGCGCGCGCAGGCTCACCGCATCCTCGGGCGGCAAGAGGTCAAAAACCTGCTGGACACGCTCAAGAAAGACCACCCGGCGGTAGTTGAGGACCTTGTGCCGAATCAGCTCAGTTTGGGCACCGTCGAAAGGGTCTTGCAGAACTTGCTAAAAGAAGGGGTCCCCATTCGCGATCTGGTCACCATCTTGGAGACGTTGGCTGATTATGCGCCAGTGGTGAAGGACGTGGATACCTTGACCGAGCTTGTGCGGCAGAGTCTCGGGCATGTCATCGCCAAGCGCTGCCAGGACGAAGATGGTGTCGTGCGCGCCATCACCCTCGACCCCGAGATCGACGAGCTCATTAGGAAGATGAGCGAGGAGGTCAAGCGCGCCGGAGTCGTGGATGTGGGGACCGGCGTGGTTCTGCCGCCCCACACCCTCCAACAGCTTTATCGCGCCATCACTGCTGAAGTCGAGAGAGTGGCGAAGGAAGGGCGGCAACCGATTATCATCACCTCGCCGCAAACGCGCATGCATTTCCGCAGACTCATCGAGCCGGTTCTGTCCAATGTGACCGTCATCTCCTTTGGCGAGCTCCCGGCCTCGGTGAATGTGGAGTCGATCGGGATAGTGAGGCTAACGCATGATCGTGAAGCGGTATCGAGCTCGGTCGGTGCATAA
- the flhF gene encoding flagellar biosynthesis protein FlhF has product MIVKRYRARSVHKALAQVKAELGENAVILKTYKVPKQGILSCLQPEEVEVVAALEDAVSPADQERGKTTAGRSRGYAERGGLDRFVSFSGVSALTREEGESGDGKRTGIQETEEKPAAARDCTGQRGSVSALPTPLGPLLEKERTALLKSGINPRLAAQLVRTAAYALGGDEPASSERLRERVLLQIAGLIRTAGPLHCRDGTPKVVAFVGPTGVGKTTTLAKLAVSGKYHYKKKIALISADTYRMAALEHLNTFAGIAQLPMSAVYTPEELRAAIEAHKDCDLILIDTAGRGQKDEEHIAELKQILRAAARVEVHLVLPANMKGSDLVAMARRFDVLPVHNLIVSKVDETRTLGSLLNVLDKIGKPISYVTTGQSIPEDIELANPHRLARMMVRY; this is encoded by the coding sequence ATGATCGTGAAGCGGTATCGAGCTCGGTCGGTGCATAAGGCGCTGGCCCAGGTTAAGGCAGAACTGGGCGAGAATGCCGTCATTCTGAAGACCTACAAGGTGCCGAAGCAGGGCATTCTTTCCTGTTTGCAGCCGGAAGAAGTGGAGGTGGTGGCTGCTTTGGAGGATGCCGTGTCTCCGGCTGACCAAGAGAGGGGGAAAACGACAGCGGGGCGGAGCAGAGGGTACGCAGAGAGGGGTGGCCTTGACCGCTTTGTGTCTTTTTCTGGGGTGTCGGCTCTCACGCGCGAGGAAGGGGAATCGGGGGACGGTAAGCGTACAGGAATCCAGGAAACGGAAGAAAAGCCGGCGGCTGCTCGAGATTGCACTGGGCAGAGAGGCTCGGTCTCTGCGCTGCCCACGCCGCTGGGCCCGCTCTTGGAAAAGGAGCGCACGGCCTTGCTCAAGAGTGGGATCAACCCCAGACTTGCGGCGCAGCTGGTGCGCACTGCCGCCTATGCTCTGGGCGGGGACGAACCTGCCAGCAGCGAACGCCTCCGAGAGCGCGTCCTGCTGCAGATCGCCGGACTAATCCGGACGGCGGGGCCTCTGCACTGCCGGGACGGCACGCCCAAGGTGGTCGCTTTCGTGGGCCCAACCGGCGTTGGCAAGACCACCACTCTGGCCAAGTTGGCGGTGAGCGGCAAGTACCACTACAAGAAGAAAATCGCACTCATCTCGGCCGACACCTATCGCATGGCGGCGTTGGAGCACCTGAACACCTTTGCGGGTATCGCCCAGCTACCAATGAGCGCTGTGTATACGCCGGAAGAGCTTCGGGCGGCCATCGAGGCCCATAAGGATTGCGATCTGATTCTGATCGATACCGCCGGCAGAGGGCAAAAGGATGAAGAGCACATCGCCGAGCTCAAGCAGATCTTGCGGGCAGCAGCGCGGGTAGAGGTGCACCTGGTGCTGCCAGCAAACATGAAGGGTTCGGACCTGGTGGCCATGGCGAGGCGGTTCGATGTCTTGCCCGTTCACAACTTGATCGTGAGCAAAGTGGATGAGACGCGGACGCTCGGCTCATTGCTCAACGTCCTGGATAAGATTGGCAAGCCCATTTCCTACGTGACCACTGGACAGAGCATTCCCGAAGACATTGAGCTGGCCAATCCTCACCGCTTGGCCAGGATGATGGTGAGGTATTGA
- a CDS encoding MinD/ParA family protein has protein sequence MQRDQLETVREIVRRSKEATCRLVAVASGKGGVGKTNIALNLGIALAEQGQRVLVVDADHNLANVDLLLGVTLPTTLRDVLCGAKSLDEAIHEHECGVRILPGSSGLSDFYAGQPSLARWLVEGLGPWRHRLDHILMDTAAGLTVEIVEVVASADEVLVVTTPEPPAINDAYALVKVLHRARPELPMHLVLNMVESAQEAYEVWERFSLVVRHFLQREIPLAGHIVGDWSVPNAVKRQRPLILEYPSAPAAECIRALAVRLARSAGGPPRCDT, from the coding sequence ATGCAACGCGACCAACTGGAGACGGTTCGCGAAATAGTACGCCGGTCAAAGGAAGCTACCTGCAGACTGGTCGCCGTAGCAAGCGGCAAAGGTGGGGTGGGAAAGACAAACATCGCGCTCAATCTGGGCATTGCTCTCGCCGAGCAGGGACAGCGCGTGCTTGTGGTGGACGCGGACCACAACCTTGCCAACGTGGACCTGTTGTTAGGTGTGACCTTGCCGACCACTTTGCGCGACGTGCTGTGTGGCGCGAAGAGCCTCGATGAGGCCATCCACGAACATGAGTGTGGTGTGAGGATCCTCCCAGGAAGCTCAGGGTTAAGTGACTTCTACGCAGGCCAGCCTTCTCTCGCACGCTGGCTGGTAGAGGGTCTTGGTCCGTGGCGCCATCGGTTGGACCACATTCTCATGGACACCGCGGCAGGGCTGACGGTTGAGATCGTGGAAGTGGTGGCGAGCGCAGATGAGGTGCTGGTGGTCACCACGCCGGAGCCTCCGGCAATTAACGACGCCTACGCTCTCGTGAAGGTCCTGCACCGCGCGCGACCGGAGCTCCCCATGCATCTGGTGCTAAACATGGTGGAGTCAGCGCAAGAGGCGTATGAAGTGTGGGAGCGATTCTCCCTGGTAGTGCGGCATTTCTTGCAACGCGAGATTCCGTTGGCCGGGCACATAGTGGGAGACTGGAGCGTGCCCAACGCCGTGAAGCGCCAGCGCCCCCTGATCCTCGAGTATCCTTCGGCCCCAGCAGCCGAATGCATCCGTGCTCTGGCAGTGAGGCTTGCACGTTCCGCAGGAGGGCCACCCCGGTGCGACACATGA